The following are encoded in a window of Rhodomicrobium lacus genomic DNA:
- the pdxY gene encoding pyridoxal kinase, which produces MAKVLSISSQVIYGHVGNSATAFVMQRMGHDVLPLPTILLSNRPGYKALAGEPIDVDKLDALLRAAEENGRLAEIDGILTGYIPTPAHAEFCRHWIAKIRATNPAALYLCDPVIGDLPRGLYVSEATAEAVRDVLLPEADAVTPNLFELGWLAKRPIASPASAVAAALTLARPTVVVTSGPAGKPDALANILVKGGEVFATVSAKRSLAAHGTGDALAAFLLSYKLNGFVASAALRASTAAIEAVVDKSEGRTELALIETQAIWAATDPLLASLASLPGLDDEDETI; this is translated from the coding sequence ATGGCGAAAGTTCTATCGATCTCGTCACAGGTGATTTACGGGCATGTCGGCAATTCCGCGACGGCCTTTGTCATGCAACGCATGGGGCATGATGTCCTGCCCTTGCCCACGATTCTGCTCTCGAACCGCCCCGGTTACAAGGCGCTCGCCGGCGAGCCGATCGACGTAGACAAGCTCGATGCGCTGCTCCGCGCGGCGGAGGAAAACGGCCGGCTTGCCGAGATTGACGGCATACTGACGGGATATATTCCGACGCCAGCCCATGCGGAGTTTTGCCGCCACTGGATCGCGAAGATCAGGGCCACAAATCCGGCGGCGCTTTATTTGTGCGATCCGGTCATCGGCGACCTTCCGCGTGGCCTTTATGTCAGCGAGGCGACAGCCGAGGCGGTGCGCGATGTGCTTCTGCCGGAAGCCGATGCCGTGACCCCGAACCTTTTCGAACTCGGATGGCTGGCAAAGCGCCCAATCGCCAGCCCGGCGAGTGCTGTTGCGGCGGCCCTGACGCTCGCGCGACCGACCGTTGTCGTAACTTCCGGGCCTGCTGGAAAACCCGACGCGCTTGCCAACATCCTTGTAAAAGGTGGCGAGGTCTTTGCCACTGTGTCGGCAAAGCGCTCGCTTGCCGCACACGGCACGGGCGATGCGCTTGCGGCGTTTCTGTTGTCTTACAAGCTGAACGGCTTTGTCGCGAGCGCAGCTCTTCGCGCATCCACCGCGGCCATCGAGGCGGTCGTCGACAAAAGCGAGGGGCGCACCGAACTTGCGTTGATCGAAACGCAAGCCATCTGGGCCGCGACCGATCCCTTGCTCGCGTCGCTTGCATCGCTGCCCGGCCTCGACGACGAAGACGAGACGATCTGA